Within the Candidatus Hydrogenedentota bacterium genome, the region CTGTGACGCATGAAATGCGCGCCGGTCTTTTCCCATCCGCTCGGCGCCTTGAAAACCCCGGCCCATCCGTGAAATGCCAGAGTGCTTCTGTTGGCCCGCTCCACATTACTCCGGCGGTTAGCATGTAGACACTGGCAAGCCGGTACGCGCAGCCGCTAAACACATCGGCTTCGTATCTTCTCCAGGTCCCTGATAACGTTCCCCACAAAGGCCGGAGTAACAGGAATTTCATCAAGGACGCTATAGAACAGCCCTGTTTCGTCCTTGAAAGACTTCAGCGACTCGAGGCATCTCCGGATCTCAGCGAGCGAGGCGTCCGGACACCAGAACCGCACACCCAGCCGTCTCATGAGTTCCTCAGCCCACTCGGGCCTGTTCTGCTGAAGCCGCGCTACGGTAAAAATACCGAGACCTACCAGGTCGCCGTGGATAAAGTGGCGGCCGGTAAGGTTCTCCAGGTTGTATGCGACGATATGCTCGGCGCCCTCTTCGGGGCGGCTTGTCCCGAGCCGGGCACAGAACGCGACTTCCCGGCGGTACAGCTCGATTAGGGTGTCGATCCCCCGGGGCGTGACCTCAAAGACCGCCTCCGCGTTCGCGTCCAGCTCCTCGAGACAGCCTCGAGCCTCTTCGGCCACGCCGGCGTCGAACATTTCCCCATTTTGCCTGTGAGCGGCCTGCCAGTCATACAAGGCGGTGTGAATGCTCGCGATATCTGCCGCGCCGGCCCGGTTCAGTTCGGGAGGAGCTTGTTGGATCAGGTCGTAGTCTATGAGCAACTCCCGGGGACAAATCTTCCCCACATACCTGACCACGTTCTCCACACGCGCTCCCACCGAGTCCGTAAGGGGAGCATCCACTGAGACGATTGTGGGCACAAGAATCATCCGGCACTGGCGTTTCCACGCCACGAATTTTGCCGTGTCGCAACATGAGCCCCCGCCGAGCCCGACCACCGTGTCACACGCAGGAAGTTCGCTTTCGAGACGCTCCAGCGTTTCCAAACGCATATCCGAGACGAAATGAACGGCGCTGGGCCTCCATGACAAGGCTTTCTGTACCAAGCGCCACGGGGCTTCCATGGTAAGCACGGCGACCGTGCCCTCGATGGCCGCGAGTTCCTGCACAATCCCGTGTCCGCAACGGATGTCCGGCGCTCGGTATTGCATGACAGTCCCCTTTCCTCCCCAAGCACGCGCTTGAGTCCGCGCTATCCCAAGACTTCGCGAGCCATCCGCCGCGTGAGCCTTTGGCATCATGAGTCGCGAATATTGTATTCTAGAATCGAACGTGCCGCGCACACAACGAGTTGCGATAGAGACATGTCCGGTCTCCCTTCATGGTTGGCCATCACCGGACGCAACCCTTTCGGGTGACGATATGACCGAAGATGTGCATTCAGTGCCCGATGCCGGGCAAGAGAATCGCTTGGATTATTTCTTATTTGGACTACATCTGTCACGAAGGGCCCTCGAGACTTTTCAGGTGCAGACCCTTTTTCAGCGCAGCCGGGCCGCTGGCGGCCGCAATCACATACAGGCCGTTCAGGAACTCGCGTACGCAATGAACACCCGGCGGGCGCTTGAATCTCCGGACCGGCCCCCTGTCCGGCCCGGTCTAGTACTGGCGGCGGCTTTCCTTGAGGAACTCCTCCGGTACCTTATCGATGTCTATTGCCTTGATGAACGCCCGAACAGCATGGGCACCGGGCTGTCGGTCATCGACAAGAAGCGCGGTAAGGACCTCGTCAAGCAGCCCTTGAGCGCCTTCCTCGAACTCTACCCCCCGCATAGCGGCATGCTGGCGGGCCGATATAGCTCAAACCTCGAAGAGTCCCAGGACACGGATACGCAGGCGCACTATGTCTTGGCCCGCGAGTCAATCCTTCTCGAGCTGGCCATGAACAATCCCGCTGCCGCGCCTTTGAGCGAATTGTTCGATGACACAGACCTCAAGAATCGCGCTCCCTATCGCGCCATGGTGGCCCACCTCGAGAAGTTCTACGAAGGGCAGCCCCCGTTTACCCGGCTGGGCATGCCCCTTTTTGCGTGTCTGCGGGCGCCCATCCTCGCCTCGCCCTATTCCATCGAAGGCCAACTGCAATTCATACGAACACGGTGGCGCGACTTTCTGCCCGCGAGGTTTCTTGAACGTCTGAGTCAGGTCGAGGACGTCTTGAAGGAGGAGACCTTCCAGCGGGGCATGGGGCCCGGGCCCGCGCGCGTTCTCGAGTTCCGAAAACGGGCGGAAGGCGAGCTTTGGGGATATCCTGAACCCGAGAGGTTTACCGCCGACAGGGATTGGATGGCAAACGTCGCCCTTATCGCCAAGTCCGTCTATGTATGGCTCGATCAGCTTTCAAAGAAATACGGCCGCTCAATCAAACGCCTTGATCAGATCCCGGATG harbors:
- a CDS encoding iron-containing alcohol dehydrogenase, encoding MQYRAPDIRCGHGIVQELAAIEGTVAVLTMEAPWRLVQKALSWRPSAVHFVSDMRLETLERLESELPACDTVVGLGGGSCCDTAKFVAWKRQCRMILVPTIVSVDAPLTDSVGARVENVVRYVGKICPRELLIDYDLIQQAPPELNRAGAADIASIHTALYDWQAAHRQNGEMFDAGVAEEARGCLEELDANAEAVFEVTPRGIDTLIELYRREVAFCARLGTSRPEEGAEHIVAYNLENLTGRHFIHGDLVGLGIFTVARLQQNRPEWAEELMRRLGVRFWCPDASLAEIRRCLESLKSFKDETGLFYSVLDEIPVTPAFVGNVIRDLEKIRSRCV